The DNA region GAGTGCTATGTGCGCGAGACGGTGACGCCGGAATAGTCACCCGAGGAGGTAGGATATGGTTTCCGAATTACGACTGCGGCGTATCCGTGAGCGCTTGCGGGAGGAGTTGCAGGAACTGCTCTTGTTCGAAGTGACCGACCCCCGGCTGCAAGGGGTGACGGTGACCGATGTGGAGGTGGACCGCGAACTGGCCTATGCGGATATCTTCGTCTCGGCGCCGGAGGGTTCGGTGCGGAAGGATGAGGTGCTGGAGGGGCTGGAGCACGCCAAGGGCTTCCTGCGGCGCGAACTGGCGCAACGGATGAGTTTTCTGCGCATCTTCCCTCGC from Anaerolineae bacterium includes:
- the rbfA gene encoding 30S ribosome-binding factor RbfA; translated protein: MVSELRLRRIRERLREELQELLLFEVTDPRLQGVTVTDVEVDRELAYADIFVSAPEGSVRKDEVLEGLEHAKGFLRRELAQRMSFLRIFPRLRFHWDITPERADRIEALLNQIRAEREARGEGGEEGKASSPAEESGDA